The Nostoc sp. 'Peltigera membranacea cyanobiont' N6 genome contains the following window.
AGTTGGCAGTATACCTGGAAACAAGGGTGGAAACGTTTCTTTGATTGGTGCTTTAAGCCTTGATGGACTGGTTGCAGCGATGACTGTACCAGGAAGTACAAATACTGATGTATTCCTCACTTATGTAACTGAGATATTAATACCTCAGTTATGGAAAGGGGCGATCGTGGTCATGGATAATCTCCGGGTTCATCACGCCGAACGTGTAAGAGTTGCAATTGAGTCGGTCGGTGCAAAAGTAAAGTTTTTGCCTCCCTACTCTCCAGATTTATCCCCCATAGAACTGTGTTGGTCGAAACTCAAGCAATTTCTTCGTTCCTGTGAAGCACGCACACTAGAATCACTTGATCAAGCAATGGCTCTTGCTGTCAATTACATTACCGAAGATGATGCCTTCGGTTGGTTCAACCACTGTGGTCTATTTACATGAAAATTGCTGTAATTTGAAAAGAGTAAGTCTCTTGTTATCATTGAATTATCCATAACTTTAAAAATCCTAATAGAGTTCTCTCTAAATATCGCATACTATAACAACTAACTAATCCTATAATTAGCTAGCAATGCAAAATTTTGTAACAGAGGAAACTTCTCTTTACCAGCAACTATTTGACGAGATGTTCGATAGATTCAACCTTTCGGCAAAGGTTGTAGCCAAGCAAGCTGGAGTTTCAGAGGTGCTAATTTCCAGATTTCGTAAGGGAAAAGCTGACTTGGGAACTAGAAAGTTTCTAGCATTGTTAGGGGCTGTTCCCATAGAAGCACGGGAGTGGTATTTGTCTCAGCTGCTTGGGGCAAAGCCAGGTGTAAGCCTGCAAAAGCTTGTATCTGCGGCCTCTGCTGTAGAAAGAGTTGAAATCATCAATTTAATTGCCCATTCTTTCCTAGAAGATCGCAAAACTACTGGGACAAGTGAATTGATATCATCAGCAGTATGATCCATAGCAATCCCATGATATTAATGAACATAAGGGATGCCACATACGCCCATCAACGCATTGCGATCGCCGTACAAATTCACCCGCCTAGTCTTCTCCACTGTAGTGAATAATTGCACTGAACAGCACAGAATCTCCACTCCAGAACCCCCACCTTTAGCTAGATCGTACTCATTGCCTTGGAATTTAGTAGGGGTAATACCATCACAGCGCTTAGTGCAAGTCCAGACAAGTTTACGGAGTAATCTCAATTGATCGTCAGTATTTACATTAGCTACGCCAATATCAAAAATTATCCTACTTTCTTTTTCAGCATCTTCTAAGAATTCACTTTCATAATTTGTCGCTTAAGGGCACACCCAGCGTTGATTATTACTGTTACCTCGGATTTCTATAGTGCCATTTGAAAAGAAATTCATAGAATCACCGTTTGGTACGGTAATCCGAGTAGTCTTCTTAGAATCATCATATGTTATTGCAATTGTTCTCTGATTCACTTGCCGTGCAAGATTTAGAGCACTATTAGCAGTGCCTTGTGCAGTATTTGCCAGACTGACCGCACTATTAGCAGTGCCTTGTGCAGTATTTGCCAGACTGACCGCATTATTAGCAGTGCTTTGAGCAGAAATTATGTCTGTTCCATGACTACTGAGAGTCCCATCATGAGAGTTTAGCCTTCCTTCATGAGCATTAAGGGTACTGTCATGGGAGTTTAACCTTCCATCATGAGCATTGAGAGTAGCGTCATGAGAACTGAGTCTTTGCTCATGAGTATCAATTAATTGCCCATCTGCTAAGACATTTCGACCAGAAATTTGAGCATCCCCAGTGACAACTAGCTTTTGGGTTGTAATTGATTGTGATAATTGTTGCTCAAGTTCAAAAATATCCTGTCGATATTGCTTGACATCTGTTTCAAGCGTCTCTACTTTTTTCTGTAGAGTTTCTACCAAATCCGATAATTGGTCAAGTGTTAATGCCATTCTTCTTGTTCCTTG
Protein-coding sequences here:
- a CDS encoding transcriptional regulator, which translates into the protein MQNFVTEETSLYQQLFDEMFDRFNLSAKVVAKQAGVSEVLISRFRKGKADLGTRKFLALLGAVPIEAREWYLSQLLGAKPGVSLQKLVSAASAVERVEIINLIAHSFLEDRKTTGTSELISSAV
- a CDS encoding alanine-zipper protein → MALTLDQLSDLVETLQKKVETLETDVKQYRQDIFELEQQLSQSITTQKLVVTGDAQISGRNVLADGQLIDTHEQRLSSHDATLNAHDGRLNSHDSTLNAHEGRLNSHDGTLSSHGTDIISAQSTANNAVSLANTAQGTANSAVSLANTAQGTANSALNLARQVNQRTIAITYDDSKKTTRITVPNGDSMNFFSNGTIEIRGNSNNQRWVCP